The following are encoded together in the Deinococcus soli (ex Cha et al. 2016) genome:
- the ribF gene encoding riboflavin biosynthesis protein RibF, giving the protein MKTYVSPGQRPDTATVVAVGSFDGVHLGHQALIAQLKAKAREHRVPSVVYTFDPPTRVLTQGVEFLSTLPEKLDLLARYGVDETIAASFTPEFASRPKEAFLDDLRLLRPRAIVVGEDFHFGQGRAGSAADLREVASEVVVVPIHGLSGEDIKSTRVREYLKSGDVDGARRLLGRHYDAQGVVVQGDRLGRTIGWPTANIRVPDGKALPLGVFAVVAVGDHGRWHGMANVGFRPTVNGTDRRFEVHLFDFSGDLYGQELQVKFFTHLRGEQKFSGLDELKAQISRDAQAARDALKDVR; this is encoded by the coding sequence GTGAAGACGTACGTGTCGCCCGGCCAGCGCCCGGACACCGCCACGGTGGTCGCAGTGGGGTCGTTCGACGGGGTGCACCTGGGGCATCAGGCGCTGATCGCGCAGTTGAAGGCCAAGGCGCGCGAGCACCGGGTGCCCAGCGTGGTGTACACCTTCGATCCGCCCACGCGGGTGCTGACGCAGGGCGTGGAGTTCCTGTCCACGCTGCCGGAGAAGCTGGACCTGCTGGCCCGCTACGGCGTGGACGAGACCATCGCGGCGTCGTTCACGCCGGAGTTCGCGTCCCGACCGAAGGAGGCGTTCCTGGATGACCTGCGCCTGCTGCGCCCGCGCGCGATTGTCGTCGGCGAGGACTTCCACTTCGGGCAGGGGCGCGCCGGAAGTGCCGCGGACCTGCGCGAGGTCGCGTCGGAGGTGGTCGTGGTGCCCATCCACGGCCTGAGCGGCGAGGACATCAAGAGCACCCGCGTGCGCGAGTACCTCAAGAGCGGCGACGTGGACGGCGCGCGCCGCCTGCTGGGCCGCCACTACGACGCGCAGGGCGTGGTCGTGCAGGGCGACCGCTTGGGCCGCACGATCGGCTGGCCCACCGCGAACATCCGCGTGCCGGACGGTAAGGCCCTGCCGCTGGGCGTGTTCGCGGTCGTGGCGGTCGGGGATCACGGGCGCTGGCACGGCATGGCGAACGTGGGCTTCCGCCCGACCGTGAACGGCACGGACCGCCGCTTCGAGGTGCACCTGTTCGACTTCAGCGGCGACCTGTACGGGCAGGAGTTGCAGGTCAAGTTCTTCACGCACCTGCGCGGCGAGCAGAAATTCAGCGGCCTGGACGAACTGAAGGCTCAGATTTCCCGTGACGCGCAGGCGGCCCGCGACGCCCTGAAAGACGTCCGGTAA
- a CDS encoding NUDIX domain-containing protein has protein sequence MTGETTGETRVVYDGRIVRLELLDGKWEVVRHADAVAILALNDAGEMLLVRQERRAVGAFTVEAPAGLIDPGETPEQAARRELQEEAGLDGDVTLFTRFYASPGFCDEFLYVFEATNLRESKLPHDEDEEGIEVLWLPPARVLAGLRDGTLIGSASTVAAALHAAQLLVLRGAGA, from the coding sequence ATGACCGGCGAGACGACGGGTGAGACGAGGGTGGTGTATGACGGGCGGATCGTGCGCCTGGAACTCCTGGACGGCAAGTGGGAGGTGGTGCGGCACGCGGACGCGGTGGCGATCCTGGCCCTGAACGACGCTGGGGAGATGCTGCTGGTCCGCCAGGAGCGCCGCGCGGTGGGGGCGTTCACGGTGGAGGCGCCGGCCGGGCTGATCGATCCGGGCGAGACGCCCGAGCAGGCGGCGCGGCGCGAGTTGCAGGAGGAGGCGGGCCTGGACGGCGACGTGACGCTGTTCACGCGCTTCTACGCCAGCCCTGGGTTCTGCGACGAGTTCCTGTACGTGTTCGAGGCGACGAACCTCCGGGAGAGCAAACTGCCGCACGACGAGGACGAGGAGGGGATTGAGGTGCTGTGGCTGCCGCCCGCTCGGGTCCTGGCGGGGCTGCGGGACGGGACGCTGATAGGGAGTGCGTCCACGGTCGCGGCGGCCCTGCACGCGGCGCAGCTGCTGGTGCTGCGCGGGGCGGGAGCGTGA
- a CDS encoding winged helix-turn-helix transcriptional regulator — protein sequence MSTEHTGFCPVYRAIGVLQEKWVLHIVRALLNGEKGFNELARAVGGCNSATLTQRLEHLETLTLITKRTEDSHGKLARSVYSLTPAGLELQSVIDAIDGWAKTHLNAPAPTTPDLPATPEASPC from the coding sequence ATGAGCACTGAACACACTGGTTTCTGCCCGGTCTACCGGGCCATCGGGGTGTTGCAGGAGAAATGGGTGCTGCACATTGTCCGCGCCCTGCTGAACGGTGAGAAAGGGTTTAACGAACTTGCCCGCGCCGTCGGCGGCTGCAACAGCGCCACCCTCACGCAGCGGCTGGAGCACCTCGAGACCCTGACGCTGATCACCAAACGCACCGAGGACAGCCACGGCAAACTCGCCCGCAGCGTCTACAGCCTCACCCCGGCTGGCCTGGAACTCCAGAGCGTCATCGACGCCATCGACGGCTGGGCCAAGACTCACCTGAACGCCCCCGCCCCCACCACACCGGACCTCCCCGCCACCCCCGAAGCCTCGCCCTGCTGA
- the lipB gene encoding lipoyl(octanoyl) transferase LipB, with translation MTASPFAVRDLGVTPYRDAWDLQKTLHAQVAAGDAPPTLLLVEHPPVLTLGRKAREGTNIIVTRDYLKAQGIEVLEVERGGDVTYHGPGQLVAYAIFPVGRRVADFLRLLEQATITALHDLGLEDARPNPGYAGVYVTERDVNGLTYDQKIASFGVAVQRHVALHGLALNVTANLQHFDLIVPCGLTQTHMTSVQREYDLRGLNRAASMQTAKDALTRAFHTTFAQYDWTLPTPAAAGS, from the coding sequence ATGACCGCCTCCCCCTTCGCCGTCCGGGATCTCGGCGTGACGCCGTACCGGGACGCCTGGGACCTCCAGAAAACCCTGCACGCGCAGGTGGCCGCCGGGGACGCCCCGCCCACCCTCCTGCTCGTGGAACACCCGCCCGTCCTCACGCTGGGCCGCAAGGCGCGCGAGGGCACCAACATCATCGTCACCCGCGACTACCTGAAGGCGCAGGGCATCGAGGTGCTGGAGGTCGAACGCGGCGGGGACGTCACGTACCACGGCCCCGGCCAGCTCGTTGCGTACGCCATCTTCCCCGTCGGCCGCCGGGTCGCGGACTTCCTGCGCCTGCTCGAACAGGCGACCATCACGGCCCTGCACGACCTGGGCCTGGAGGACGCCCGGCCCAACCCCGGCTACGCCGGCGTGTACGTCACCGAGCGGGACGTGAACGGCCTGACGTACGATCAGAAGATCGCGTCGTTCGGCGTCGCGGTGCAGCGGCACGTGGCCCTGCACGGCCTCGCCCTGAACGTGACCGCGAACCTGCAGCACTTCGACCTGATCGTCCCGTGCGGCCTGACGCAGACGCACATGACCAGCGTGCAGCGTGAGTACGACCTGCGCGGCCTGAACAGAGCGGCCAGCATGCAGACAGCCAAAGACGCCCTGACGCGCGCCTTCCACACCACCTTTGCCCAGTACGACTGGACGCTGCCCACCCCCGCGGCAGCCGGGAGCTGA
- a CDS encoding nitroreductase family protein — MTATTPKVLDIKEAIETRRSIRKYVQEPMNQDDLHEILRLASLAPSAWNAQTWRFAVVQDAAIKQQLQDAAYGQGQVTNAPAVIVVYSDMEDTLATVEETAHPGMGEAGRTGQRSTFDGVFGAQPVAQRGQWGLSQANIAFGFLMLAARGLGYDTVPMLGFDPAKVREILGLPEHVQFAGLLPVGKRAEDGFPHHRHSVERLTKFY; from the coding sequence ATGACCGCGACGACCCCCAAAGTGCTCGACATCAAGGAAGCCATCGAAACCCGCCGCAGCATCCGCAAGTACGTCCAGGAACCCATGAACCAGGACGACCTGCACGAGATCCTGCGCCTTGCCAGCCTGGCCCCCAGCGCCTGGAACGCCCAGACCTGGCGCTTCGCCGTCGTGCAGGACGCCGCCATCAAGCAGCAGCTCCAGGACGCCGCCTACGGCCAGGGTCAGGTCACGAACGCCCCCGCCGTCATCGTCGTCTACAGCGACATGGAAGACACCCTGGCCACCGTTGAGGAAACCGCGCACCCCGGCATGGGCGAAGCGGGCCGCACCGGCCAGCGCAGCACCTTCGACGGCGTGTTCGGCGCCCAGCCGGTCGCCCAGCGCGGCCAGTGGGGCCTGAGCCAGGCGAACATCGCCTTCGGCTTCCTGATGCTCGCGGCCCGTGGCCTCGGCTACGACACGGTGCCCATGCTCGGCTTCGACCCCGCCAAGGTCAGGGAGATCCTCGGCCTGCCCGAGCACGTCCAGTTCGCCGGTCTGCTCCCCGTCGGCAAGCGCGCCGAGGACGGCTTCCCCCACCACCGTCACAGCGTCGAACGCCTCACCAAGTTCTACTGA
- the lipA gene encoding lipoyl synthase, with protein sequence MTQENAKEPKFIKNGIYRKDSVPVRDKKPEWLKVTIPTGQVFTEVRKIVKEHRLHTVCEEAMCPNIGECWSRGTATFMLMGHICTRACRFCAVDTGNPMGKLDLDEPRGVAESVQLMGLKYVVLTSVDRDDLPDGGAYHFAKTVQAIKRLNPETRVEALTPDFGGNTHCVDLVLDSGVDTYAQNLETVRRLTHPVRDIRADYDQTLKVLAHAKQARPDVITKTSIMLGLGETREELRETMRDCREAGVDVLTFGQYLRPTMHHLPVERYVSPAEFDEIREEAMSLGFLEVVSGPLVRSSYKAEQIVMDRPGNLPEHLAHLGEGSELSLI encoded by the coding sequence ATGACCCAAGAGAACGCCAAGGAACCCAAGTTCATCAAGAACGGCATCTACCGCAAGGACAGCGTCCCGGTCCGCGACAAGAAACCCGAGTGGCTGAAAGTCACCATCCCGACGGGTCAGGTCTTCACGGAAGTCCGCAAGATCGTCAAGGAACACCGCCTGCACACCGTGTGCGAGGAAGCCATGTGCCCCAACATCGGCGAATGCTGGAGCCGCGGCACCGCCACCTTCATGCTCATGGGCCACATCTGCACCCGCGCCTGCCGCTTCTGCGCCGTGGACACCGGCAACCCCATGGGCAAACTCGACCTCGACGAACCCCGGGGCGTCGCCGAGAGCGTCCAGCTCATGGGCCTCAAGTACGTCGTGCTGACCAGCGTGGACCGCGACGACCTGCCGGACGGCGGCGCGTACCACTTCGCCAAGACCGTCCAGGCCATCAAACGCCTCAACCCCGAAACGCGCGTCGAGGCCCTCACGCCCGACTTCGGCGGCAACACCCACTGCGTGGACCTCGTGCTGGACAGCGGCGTGGACACCTACGCCCAGAACCTCGAAACGGTCCGCCGCCTCACCCACCCCGTCCGCGACATCCGCGCCGACTACGACCAGACCCTCAAGGTCCTCGCGCACGCCAAGCAGGCCCGCCCCGACGTCATCACCAAGACCAGCATCATGCTCGGCCTGGGCGAAACCCGCGAGGAACTCCGCGAAACCATGCGCGACTGCCGCGAAGCCGGCGTGGACGTCCTCACCTTCGGGCAGTACCTGCGCCCCACCATGCACCACCTGCCCGTCGAACGCTACGTCTCCCCCGCCGAATTCGACGAGATCCGCGAGGAAGCCATGAGCCTCGGCTTCCTGGAAGTCGTCAGCGGTCCCCTCGTCCGCAGCAGCTACAAGGCCGAGCAGATCGTCATGGACCGCCCCGGCAACCTCCCCGAGCACCTCGCGCACCTCGGCGAGGGCAGCGAACTCAGCCTGATCTGA
- a CDS encoding CBS domain-containing protein: MTTALLVKDAMHARAVTLSPHSSLTDAVVTMQELRVKRLPVVQDSRVVGIVTDGEVRRALPTLSEGLTPWAFTDRVGRVRARDIMRHPVLTVTPDAALTAALRLMLDRRVGGLPVVDDDGELRGMLTLTDVLRAEGRAARLHWGAVDQHMTKGVVTVTPGTPASEAAATLKVTRLHVLPVVQGTQLRGVLHEKDLTAAVDRAGATHGPTVLADQFFLSGLTAADLMRPPTGYVTESVPMRDALTRMLDLDVHGLPVITQDGDLLGVVTISDVIRTVLGEHADAHA, translated from the coding sequence ATGACCACTGCCCTGCTCGTGAAGGACGCCATGCACGCCCGCGCGGTCACGCTTTCGCCCCACAGCTCCCTGACGGACGCCGTGGTCACCATGCAGGAACTGCGCGTCAAGCGCCTGCCGGTGGTGCAGGACAGCCGCGTGGTGGGGATCGTCACGGACGGCGAGGTGCGCCGCGCGCTGCCCACCCTGAGCGAGGGCCTGACGCCGTGGGCCTTCACGGACCGCGTGGGGCGCGTGCGGGCGCGGGACATCATGCGCCACCCGGTCCTGACGGTCACGCCCGACGCGGCCCTGACGGCGGCGCTGCGGCTGATGCTGGACCGGCGCGTGGGCGGCCTGCCCGTCGTGGATGACGACGGGGAACTGCGCGGCATGCTGACCCTGACGGACGTCCTGCGGGCCGAGGGCCGCGCCGCGCGGCTCCACTGGGGCGCAGTGGACCAGCACATGACCAAGGGCGTCGTGACCGTCACGCCCGGCACGCCCGCCAGCGAGGCCGCCGCTACGCTGAAGGTCACGCGCCTGCACGTCCTGCCCGTCGTGCAGGGCACCCAGCTGCGCGGCGTGCTGCACGAGAAGGACCTCACGGCTGCCGTGGACCGCGCCGGGGCCACGCACGGGCCCACCGTCCTGGCCGATCAGTTCTTCCTGAGTGGTCTCACGGCCGCCGACCTGATGCGCCCCCCCACCGGGTACGTCACCGAGAGCGTTCCCATGCGCGACGCACTGACCCGCATGCTGGACCTGGACGTGCACGGCCTGCCGGTCATCACCCAGGACGGGGACCTGCTGGGCGTCGTGACGATCAGTGACGTGATCCGCACCGTGCTGGGCGAACACGCGGACGCGCACGCCTGA
- a CDS encoding bifunctional metallophosphatase/5'-nucleotidase, translated as MKNNLLLIGAALTLSSCSMILGPSTVDVTVIGVNDFHGNLLPTSFRVPDPADRTKTLTVQAGGVEAIGGILAEARKANPNTVFVGVGDMTGASPLISGLLRDEPTIDALNGLGMAVNVVGNHEFDYGFAELQRYQKGGCNSNDATKACKFNNTFTGANFPYIAANVLDEKTGQPVLPAYKIVQVGKAKVAFVGAVLKDTPTVVTPAGVAGLKFEDEVKSINAAIPAIKRMGADAIVALVHQGGTSGDAFDIVNCKTLTGPIVDIAKNLDPAISAIMTGHTHRGYNCLVPGPDGKDRTVIQGDALGHLLQRLDMTIDTRANRVTAIRASNVVVDAAKAPKDAAMTALVQKAKGLTDPISRTVIATLGVEQITRAAAPNGESLLGRVIADSQLAAAAPANKGGAVIAFMNPGGIRADLPVNVPNASKQVTYGDAFTVQPFGNILTVITLTGAQIKEALEQQFDNPSAGSNRILQVSKGFTYTWDNAKPKGEKVSDIKLNGQAIDPAASYRVVVNNFLADGGDGFTAFAKGTSRLGGDLDIDAFRAFLTSTTVTPDTTERVKRLN; from the coding sequence ATGAAAAACAATCTTCTCCTGATCGGCGCGGCACTGACCCTCAGCAGCTGCTCCATGATCCTGGGCCCCTCCACCGTCGACGTCACCGTCATCGGCGTCAACGACTTCCACGGCAACCTGCTCCCCACCAGCTTCCGCGTGCCCGACCCCGCCGACCGCACCAAGACCCTGACCGTCCAGGCCGGCGGCGTCGAGGCCATCGGCGGCATCCTGGCCGAGGCCCGCAAGGCCAACCCCAACACCGTCTTCGTCGGTGTGGGCGACATGACCGGCGCCAGCCCCCTGATCAGCGGCCTGCTGCGCGACGAACCCACCATCGACGCCCTGAACGGCCTGGGTATGGCCGTCAACGTCGTCGGCAACCACGAATTCGACTACGGCTTCGCCGAACTACAGCGCTACCAGAAGGGCGGCTGCAACAGCAACGACGCCACCAAAGCCTGCAAGTTCAACAACACCTTCACGGGCGCCAATTTCCCCTACATCGCCGCGAACGTCCTCGACGAGAAAACCGGCCAGCCCGTGCTGCCCGCCTACAAGATCGTGCAGGTCGGCAAGGCCAAGGTCGCCTTCGTCGGCGCCGTCCTGAAGGACACCCCCACCGTCGTCACGCCCGCCGGCGTCGCTGGACTGAAGTTCGAGGATGAAGTCAAGAGCATCAATGCCGCCATCCCCGCCATCAAACGCATGGGCGCCGACGCCATCGTCGCGCTCGTCCACCAGGGCGGCACCAGCGGCGACGCCTTCGACATCGTCAACTGCAAGACCCTCACTGGCCCCATCGTGGACATCGCCAAGAACCTCGACCCGGCCATCAGCGCCATCATGACCGGCCACACCCACCGCGGCTACAACTGCCTGGTGCCCGGCCCGGACGGCAAGGACCGCACCGTGATCCAGGGTGACGCCCTGGGCCACCTGCTGCAGCGCCTGGACATGACCATCGACACCCGCGCCAACCGCGTGACCGCCATCCGCGCCAGCAACGTCGTCGTGGACGCCGCCAAGGCCCCCAAAGACGCCGCCATGACCGCCCTGGTCCAGAAGGCCAAGGGCCTGACCGACCCGATCTCCCGCACCGTGATCGCCACGCTGGGCGTCGAGCAGATCACCCGCGCCGCCGCCCCCAACGGCGAGAGCCTGCTGGGCCGCGTCATCGCCGACAGCCAGCTCGCCGCCGCCGCGCCCGCCAACAAGGGCGGCGCCGTGATCGCCTTCATGAACCCCGGCGGCATCCGCGCCGACCTGCCCGTGAACGTCCCCAACGCCAGCAAGCAGGTCACGTACGGCGACGCCTTCACCGTGCAGCCCTTCGGGAACATCCTGACCGTCATCACCCTGACCGGCGCGCAGATCAAGGAAGCCCTTGAGCAGCAGTTCGACAACCCCTCCGCCGGCAGCAACCGCATCCTGCAGGTCAGCAAGGGCTTCACGTACACCTGGGACAACGCCAAACCCAAGGGTGAGAAGGTCAGCGACATCAAACTCAACGGCCAGGCCATCGACCCCGCCGCCAGTTACCGCGTCGTCGTGAACAACTTCCTCGCCGACGGCGGCGACGGCTTCACTGCCTTCGCCAAGGGCACCAGCCGCCTGGGCGGCGATCTGGACATCGACGCCTTCCGCGCGTTCCTGACGAGCACCACCGTCACCCCCGACACCACCGAACGCGTCAAGCGCCTGAACTGA
- the dgt gene encoding dGTP triphosphohydrolase: MFTRPDLEAREAATLAPYATLSRDHGGREHAEDESETRTAFQKDRDRVLHTTAFRRLEAKTQVFLSAAGDHYRTRLTHTLEVQQVARSVALSLGLNETLSETIALAHDLGHPPFGHAGERVLNQLLSDEGGFNHNLQARRIVTLLEHPKSEYPGLNLTHDTLDGLNKHHRAGLGQPSLEAQLVDAADALAYTAHDLDDGLRSGLITPAQLADLPLWAELTRRAGVHGHDLSEQGRRTLHRQLLGWLIKDLTHASHAAVLASGVTTPAEVRAQPTRLITYSPDMRALLRDTGTFLREHLYRHWRVEMQVEQATQVLQSLYHALMNRPSMLPPTYRALAASEGQPRAACDYLSGMTDRYALDTHATITPGGPATLWPR; encoded by the coding sequence ATGTTCACCCGCCCGGACCTGGAAGCGCGCGAGGCCGCCACGCTGGCCCCCTACGCCACCCTCAGCCGCGACCACGGCGGACGCGAACACGCAGAAGACGAAAGCGAGACCCGCACCGCCTTCCAGAAGGACCGCGACCGGGTGCTGCACACCACCGCCTTCCGCCGCCTGGAAGCCAAGACGCAGGTGTTCCTCTCGGCCGCCGGGGACCACTACCGCACCCGCCTGACCCACACCCTGGAGGTCCAGCAGGTCGCCCGCAGCGTCGCCCTGAGCCTCGGCCTGAACGAGACGCTCTCCGAGACCATCGCCCTGGCCCATGACCTCGGACACCCCCCGTTCGGGCACGCCGGGGAACGCGTCCTGAACCAGCTTCTTTCAGACGAGGGCGGCTTCAACCACAACCTCCAGGCGCGGCGCATCGTCACGCTGCTCGAACACCCCAAGAGCGAGTACCCGGGCCTGAACCTCACCCACGACACCCTGGACGGCCTGAACAAACACCACCGCGCGGGCCTGGGCCAACCCAGCCTGGAAGCACAGCTCGTGGACGCCGCCGACGCCCTGGCGTACACCGCGCACGACCTCGACGACGGCCTGCGCAGCGGCCTGATTACCCCCGCGCAGCTGGCCGACCTACCCCTGTGGGCCGAACTTACCCGCCGCGCCGGCGTGCACGGCCACGACCTGAGCGAACAGGGCCGCCGCACCCTGCACCGCCAGCTCCTCGGCTGGCTGATCAAGGACCTCACGCACGCCAGCCACGCCGCCGTCTTGGCGAGCGGCGTCACCACCCCCGCCGAGGTCCGCGCGCAGCCCACCCGCCTCATCACGTACAGCCCCGACATGCGCGCCCTGCTGCGCGACACCGGCACGTTCCTGCGCGAGCACCTCTACCGTCACTGGCGGGTCGAGATGCAGGTCGAACAGGCCACCCAGGTCCTCCAGAGCCTGTACCACGCCCTGATGAACCGCCCCAGCATGCTCCCGCCCACCTACCGCGCCCTGGCCGCCAGCGAAGGCCAGCCGCGCGCCGCCTGCGACTACCTCAGCGGCATGACCGACCGCTACGCACTGGACACGCACGCCACCATCACCCCCGGCGGCCCCGCCACCCTCTGGCCCCGCTGA
- a CDS encoding GNAT family N-acetyltransferase, translating to MDLVPPDEQFKASFLDAVREAQATGSGLGDTLSFDVTDMERDFPAFLAHLRRFEPGHALPEGFVHSEPLWLVDGSTYLGRASIRHTLNARLREFGGHIGYEVRPGARRQGHATRILAGSLRRARELGIESALVTCDADNTGSRRTIEKNGGVLEGQFVVPDHPKPILRFWVPTPT from the coding sequence ATGGACCTGGTGCCCCCCGATGAACAGTTCAAGGCGAGCTTCCTGGACGCCGTGCGCGAGGCGCAGGCCACCGGCAGCGGCCTGGGCGACACCCTCAGCTTCGACGTGACCGACATGGAACGCGACTTCCCGGCCTTCCTGGCCCACCTGCGCCGCTTCGAACCCGGCCACGCCCTCCCCGAGGGCTTCGTGCACTCCGAGCCCCTGTGGCTCGTGGACGGGAGCACGTACCTGGGCCGCGCCAGCATCCGCCACACCCTGAACGCCCGCCTGCGCGAATTCGGCGGTCACATCGGCTACGAGGTCCGCCCCGGCGCCCGCCGCCAGGGGCACGCCACCCGCATCCTCGCCGGATCGCTGCGCCGCGCCCGGGAACTGGGCATCGAGTCGGCCCTCGTGACCTGCGACGCGGACAACACCGGCTCGCGCCGCACCATCGAGAAGAACGGCGGCGTGCTGGAAGGCCAGTTCGTGGTGCCGGACCACCCCAAACCCATCCTGCGCTTCTGGGTGCCCACGCCCACCTGA
- a CDS encoding HAD family hydrolase yields MTPTDVAPGALLALDLDGTLLGPQGEVPPDLSGELHAWAGAGAHLALLTARGRVPPELRDWPLHTVTRCYGAWAEQAGQPLWSWPLPDATVGAAIKAIRLSDRRVGKTLLVTADPGGIVRGPHPAFETSWPQAREVLKVVRGDTPARLDALAQDWSVLGGTELIRERDTRLVLIHRGAAKGAALRELTARLGVPRARVVAAGDGPADAAMLPHAGTFIRVGTHPALSGASVGVAGPHDLPGALACLRAALWAHDRHGDSRPTGHDLRLP; encoded by the coding sequence ATGACCCCGACCGACGTCGCGCCCGGCGCGCTGCTTGCCCTGGACCTGGACGGCACCCTCCTCGGTCCGCAGGGCGAGGTGCCACCCGACCTGAGCGGCGAACTGCACGCCTGGGCCGGTGCGGGCGCGCATCTGGCCCTGCTGACCGCGCGGGGCCGCGTGCCCCCCGAGCTGCGGGACTGGCCGCTGCACACCGTCACCCGCTGCTACGGCGCCTGGGCTGAACAGGCCGGGCAGCCCCTGTGGTCGTGGCCCCTGCCGGACGCGACGGTCGGCGCCGCCATCAAGGCCATTCGCCTGTCCGACCGGCGGGTGGGCAAGACCCTGCTCGTCACGGCCGACCCGGGCGGGATCGTGCGCGGCCCACACCCGGCATTCGAGACGTCCTGGCCGCAGGCGCGCGAGGTGCTGAAGGTCGTGCGGGGCGACACGCCCGCCCGGCTGGACGCCCTGGCGCAGGACTGGTCGGTGCTGGGCGGCACCGAGCTGATCCGCGAGCGGGACACCCGGCTGGTGCTGATCCACCGGGGGGCGGCCAAGGGCGCGGCGCTGCGTGAGCTGACCGCGCGGCTCGGCGTGCCCCGGGCGCGCGTGGTGGCCGCTGGGGACGGCCCGGCGGACGCCGCGATGCTCCCCCACGCGGGCACGTTCATCCGCGTGGGCACGCACCCGGCCCTGAGCGGCGCCAGCGTCGGCGTGGCGGGCCCGCACGACCTGCCCGGCGCCCTGGCCTGCCTGCGCGCGGCCCTGTGGGCCCACGACCGGCACGGGGACTCGCGCCCCACCGGGCACGACCTGCGCCTCCCCTGA
- the rplS gene encoding 50S ribosomal protein L19: MQHAIKVNRGAILRAVEQPHLKADLPEFRPGDTVRVETKVVEGNRTRNQAFEGVVIAINGTGSRKSFTVRKISFGEGVERVFPFNSPLVAKIAVLERGKVRRAKLYYLRELRGKAARIKSDRSRVMKDAAAKAAASSKSEE, from the coding sequence ATGCAGCACGCAATCAAAGTGAACCGTGGCGCCATCCTGCGCGCCGTCGAGCAGCCCCACCTCAAGGCCGACCTGCCCGAGTTCCGCCCCGGCGACACCGTCCGCGTGGAAACGAAGGTCGTCGAAGGCAACCGCACCCGCAACCAGGCCTTCGAGGGCGTCGTGATCGCCATCAACGGCACCGGCAGCCGCAAGAGCTTCACCGTCCGCAAGATTTCTTTCGGTGAAGGCGTGGAGCGCGTGTTTCCCTTCAACAGCCCCCTGGTCGCCAAGATCGCCGTGCTGGAGCGCGGCAAGGTCCGCCGCGCCAAGCTGTACTACCTGCGCGAACTGCGCGGCAAGGCTGCCCGCATCAAGAGCGACCGCAGCCGCGTGATGAAGGACGCCGCCGCCAAGGCCGCTGCCAGCAGCAAGAGCGAGGAGTAA
- a CDS encoding GrpB family protein, which translates to MSTVITIVPPDPDWAARFHALAAAIRPHLPPGAALHHIGSTAVPGLRAKDVTDLQIGLHDLNAAPAVLDTLAALGYEPRPAVTTDHLPPGLTLDPAELRKAYASRAGQVHVHVREVGRFNHRYPLLMRDFLRATPAAAAAYGEIKVQLARLHPRDVDAYYAVKDPVMDLIIAGAQEWAARTGWTLPPSDA; encoded by the coding sequence ATGTCCACGGTCATCACCATCGTGCCGCCCGATCCCGACTGGGCGGCACGTTTCCATGCACTGGCGGCCGCCATCCGCCCCCACCTGCCGCCCGGCGCGGCGCTGCACCACATCGGCTCGACCGCCGTCCCCGGCCTGCGGGCCAAGGACGTGACCGACCTTCAGATCGGCCTGCATGACCTGAACGCGGCGCCCGCCGTGCTGGACACCCTGGCGGCCCTGGGCTACGAACCGCGCCCCGCCGTCACCACGGATCACCTGCCGCCCGGGCTGACCCTGGACCCCGCCGAGCTGCGCAAGGCGTACGCCAGCCGCGCCGGGCAGGTGCACGTGCATGTGCGCGAGGTGGGCCGCTTCAACCACCGCTACCCGCTGCTGATGCGCGACTTCCTGCGCGCCACCCCGGCGGCCGCCGCTGCGTACGGCGAGATCAAGGTGCAGCTCGCCCGGCTGCACCCACGCGACGTGGACGCCTACTACGCCGTGAAGGACCCCGTGATGGACCTGATCATCGCCGGGGCGCAGGAGTGGGCTGCCCGGACCGGCTGGACGCTGCCCCCCAGCGACGCCTGA